A region of Mangifera indica cultivar Alphonso unplaced genomic scaffold, CATAS_Mindica_2.1 Un_0076, whole genome shotgun sequence DNA encodes the following proteins:
- the LOC123207404 gene encoding EG45-like domain containing protein: protein MASLFVIMAVVLSLLSNLEGSLVLGDIGTASSYNPPYLPTRCNGNSQDQFPPGNLFVAVSEGLWDNGAACGRRYRLRCLSGIDKPCKSGSIEVKVVDFCPKSPCPATILLSNDAFAAVSRSAGKINIEYAQI, encoded by the exons ATGGCCTCACTCTTTGTGATCATGGCAGTCGTATTGAGCTTATTAAGCAACTTAGAAGGAAGCCTTGTTCTTGGTGATATTGGTACCGCTTCATCTTATAATCCTCCATACTTGC CAACTAGGTGTAATGGCAATAGTCAAGATCAATTCCCTCCAGGAAATTTGTTTGTTGCGGTTAGTGAAGGGTTGTGGGACAACGGCGCTGCTTGTGGGAGACGTTACAGATTGAGGTGCCTGAGTGGCATTGATAAACCCTGCAAGAGTGGTAGTATTGAGGTGAAGGTGGTGGATTTCTGCCCCAAATCTCCTTGCCCTGCAACCATCCTCCTGTCCAATGATGCTTTTGCTGCCGTCTCCCGCTCTGCTGGAAAAATCAACATTGAATATGCCCA GATATGA